Proteins from a single region of Aerococcus viridans:
- a CDS encoding alpha/beta hydrolase, whose protein sequence is MGIISTVGRQRQPKIQPDLRYYEQVKLMKNRYTRRTFPNGEFILKKLPTSDVGGQLDERLVGSIKIHRDPTPVIQYLNNIIEKQYNPFLFLYRRVVGTTLNRDISDGQVTIREYDFPIEERFMHARVFYPDEVQQANELAPVILYLHGGGFIGTTFDTITNTCRGIAYKAGAVVVAFPYSLAPEKPFPHALVDGIAMLGWVRDNAEMLGVDPGKIAIMGDSSGANIAAAMNIYDIESGNQWIKQQILLYPIVNMAMKETPGYEWSLDEYDIHDNDEIITFIVKSLGIGVHYINKLYAKHVDLKDPLVSPLFASDKTIQQMPPTIIVTAEYDFLRIESEAYAKRLVTNGVQTSFFRYRGLDHGFVDKIGIFPQSEDALNEIGIRFRETFGLGKMTETESV, encoded by the coding sequence ATGGGAATCATTTCGACTGTCGGACGGCAGCGACAACCAAAAATACAGCCAGATTTAAGATACTATGAACAAGTCAAATTAATGAAAAATCGCTATACCAGACGGACTTTTCCAAATGGTGAATTTATCTTAAAAAAATTGCCGACCTCAGATGTTGGCGGCCAATTGGACGAGCGCTTGGTTGGGTCGATTAAAATTCACCGGGACCCGACGCCAGTGATTCAATACCTCAACAACATTATCGAGAAACAATATAACCCCTTCCTATTCTTGTATCGACGGGTAGTGGGGACGACTTTAAACCGGGACATTTCAGACGGTCAAGTGACTATTCGCGAGTATGACTTCCCTATTGAAGAACGGTTTATGCATGCCCGGGTCTTCTATCCGGATGAAGTGCAACAAGCAAATGAGCTAGCACCTGTAATCCTTTACCTTCATGGTGGGGGCTTTATTGGGACGACCTTTGATACCATTACCAATACCTGCCGGGGGATTGCCTATAAGGCCGGTGCTGTTGTAGTGGCCTTTCCATATAGCTTGGCACCAGAGAAACCCTTTCCCCACGCCTTAGTGGACGGAATCGCGATGCTTGGTTGGGTCCGTGATAACGCTGAAATGCTAGGTGTAGACCCTGGAAAAATAGCCATCATGGGTGATTCATCGGGTGCTAATATTGCTGCAGCCATGAATATCTATGACATCGAATCGGGTAACCAGTGGATTAAACAGCAAATCCTCCTTTATCCAATTGTTAATATGGCTATGAAAGAGACGCCAGGCTACGAATGGTCATTGGATGAGTATGATATCCATGATAATGACGAGATTATTACCTTTATCGTTAAGTCGCTTGGAATTGGCGTTCATTATATCAACAAGTTATATGCCAAACATGTGGACCTCAAAGATCCACTGGTATCGCCGCTGTTTGCTTCAGATAAAACCATTCAACAAATGCCACCGACCATTATTGTGACGGCGGAATACGATTTCTTGCGGATTGAGTCAGAAGCCTATGCCAAGCGCCTGGTGACAAATGGTGTCCAAACGTCCTTCTTCCGTTATCGGGGTTTAGACCATGGTTTTGTCGATAAAATAGGGATTTTCCCCCAATCAGAAGATGCCTTAAATGAGATTGGTATCCGTTTTAGAGAGACCTTTGGCTTGGGGAAAATGACTGAAACTGAAAGTGTGTGA
- a CDS encoding TIGR02206 family membrane protein, with amino-acid sequence MESWDKQASRRKAKQQGLKEKIYLNCVNIDAPFINAFSLAHILYLAAFFMILLAMFIFRDFINSHQVVIGRVMFTISILQQILLYSWYYFETKFDLKQALPLHICRLSTIMGLIYLLTGNQMIMQVLFYFGLYAYFSFFMPSRINKIYHVSGLSYFLNHVITILIPFFAYFTTGWTPSIHGLIVSLGAFAVYWFVALTVNRSTGGNYFYMKYRPVPTLDKVNFQTYAVGNFIFTVGLFLIGYSIFNFFV; translated from the coding sequence ATGGAATCATGGGATAAACAAGCAAGTCGCCGTAAAGCCAAGCAACAAGGGCTAAAAGAAAAGATTTACTTGAACTGTGTCAATATTGATGCACCCTTTATTAATGCATTTTCACTGGCGCATATCTTATACTTAGCGGCCTTCTTTATGATTTTACTTGCCATGTTTATTTTTAGAGACTTTATCAACAGCCACCAGGTAGTTATTGGTCGTGTCATGTTTACCATTTCCATTTTACAACAAATACTCTTATACTCTTGGTATTATTTCGAGACCAAATTCGACTTAAAACAAGCCTTGCCACTGCACATTTGTCGCCTATCAACCATAATGGGACTGATTTACCTACTAACAGGTAACCAAATGATCATGCAAGTATTATTCTATTTCGGACTTTACGCTTACTTCTCATTCTTTATGCCAAGCCGTATCAACAAAATTTACCACGTATCAGGCCTAAGCTACTTTTTAAACCACGTTATCACGATTTTGATCCCATTCTTCGCTTACTTCACCACAGGATGGACACCCTCAATCCACGGTTTAATCGTGTCACTAGGGGCTTTTGCGGTTTACTGGTTTGTCGCATTAACGGTCAACCGATCAACTGGCGGTAACTATTTCTACATGAAATACCGCCCAGTTCCAACCTTAGATAAAGTCAACTTCCAAACCTATGCAGTAGGAAACTTTATCTTTACAGTAGGGCTATTCTTGATTGGCTACAGCATCTTCAATTTCTTTGTCTAA
- a CDS encoding barstar family protein, with amino-acid sequence MQTLIIDGQDLYGQKDLHDYLAKALDFPSYYGANLDALYDMLTSRQTPTTIYLVNLDALSGHLGATYNKKFLKLLLDVEEKNAFLTILR; translated from the coding sequence ATGCAAACACTTATCATTGATGGACAAGACCTTTATGGGCAAAAGGACTTGCACGATTACCTAGCAAAAGCCCTAGATTTCCCTAGCTATTACGGTGCCAATCTAGACGCCCTTTACGACATGCTAACTTCACGGCAAACACCCACGACCATCTACTTAGTCAACCTAGATGCCTTATCAGGCCACCTAGGCGCGACTTACAACAAAAAATTCCTCAAATTATTGTTGGATGTTGAAGAAAAGAATGCATTCTTGACGATTCTTAGGTAA
- a CDS encoding ribonuclease domain-containing protein → MMNPRKDQLEAIQQLIKKPKTVIGIILAALAIYVSQEPWNMDDQNNNQSDQAQVADSESDSSTTSESATESAQATDGDTVQVAEDRTYTSPEEVAAYIDQYDTLPENYITKSEAEDLGWESSDGNLWEVAEGMSIGGDYFGNYEGLLPEEDDYREADVNYDGGFRGAERIIYSDDGDIYYTDDHYESFQQLY, encoded by the coding sequence ATGATGAATCCACGGAAAGATCAGTTAGAAGCAATCCAGCAGCTGATCAAAAAACCGAAAACGGTTATTGGGATAATCTTAGCGGCGTTAGCAATCTATGTCTCGCAAGAACCGTGGAATATGGACGACCAGAACAACAATCAAAGTGACCAAGCACAAGTAGCTGACAGCGAATCAGATTCTTCAACGACTAGTGAATCTGCAACAGAATCCGCTCAAGCAACAGACGGGGACACAGTCCAAGTGGCTGAAGACAGAACTTACACAAGTCCTGAAGAAGTAGCTGCCTACATCGACCAATATGACACACTACCGGAAAACTATATCACCAAATCCGAAGCCGAAGATTTAGGTTGGGAATCTAGCGACGGCAACTTGTGGGAAGTAGCAGAAGGCATGTCAATTGGTGGCGATTATTTTGGAAACTATGAAGGCCTACTGCCAGAAGAAGACGACTACCGAGAAGCAGACGTTAATTATGACGGCGGCTTCCGCGGCGCTGAACGCATTATCTATTCAGACGACGGCGATATTTACTACACGGACGACCACTACGAATCCTTCCAACAACTCTATTAA
- a CDS encoding carbonic anhydrase, with amino-acid sequence MRDFKPAVDHFHETAYKDKQAIYESLARTHSPHTLVITCGDSRINVESLLQADPGEVFQIRNIANIVPEYNDSDPILSLQAGLDFTVTSLKVNNIILLGHINCGGCNTCLNPPENFDEMPYLKEWISKLNPVKESIADQLAALDDPVAKSDLMEKTNIITQYNHLMEYPIIADRVAAGNLKVEGWHFHTDEGFVEVYQPETKTFKRL; translated from the coding sequence ATGAGAGATTTTAAACCAGCGGTCGATCACTTCCATGAAACGGCCTATAAAGACAAACAAGCCATCTATGAGTCATTAGCGCGCACCCATTCGCCACACACCTTAGTGATTACCTGTGGGGATTCACGTATTAATGTTGAGAGCTTGTTACAAGCCGATCCCGGCGAAGTTTTCCAAATCCGAAATATCGCAAACATCGTACCAGAGTATAATGACTCAGACCCAATATTATCCTTACAAGCAGGTTTAGATTTCACTGTAACCTCATTAAAAGTCAATAATATTATCTTACTTGGCCATATCAACTGCGGGGGCTGTAACACTTGTTTGAACCCACCAGAAAATTTTGACGAAATGCCTTATTTAAAAGAATGGATTAGCAAATTAAATCCAGTCAAGGAATCTATCGCAGACCAATTAGCAGCCTTAGATGATCCAGTTGCCAAAAGCGACTTGATGGAGAAGACAAATATCATCACCCAATACAACCACTTAATGGAATACCCAATCATTGCTGACCGTGTTGCAGCCGGAAACCTAAAAGTAGAAGGTTGGCATTTCCATACGGATGAAGGTTTTGTTGAAGTTTATCAGCCAGAAACAAAGACATTCAAGCGACTTTAA